Genomic DNA from Puntigrus tetrazona isolate hp1 chromosome 6, ASM1883169v1, whole genome shotgun sequence:
TGTTGACATGGCTGTACTCCCCAAAGAAACACAAGAACCTGCACCAAAACACAAATAGTCTGCAGGTTGGCTTTGTACTATGTCTCCCAAAGAGGTTCCTCCAATAGATGAAGCAGATCTGAGAAACAATCTCAGAATGGCCATTGTGGTGCCACTAACAGATGATGAACTTTATTACTGTACTTTTGGCAAGACTGTAGTTTAATAGGTAGAAAAGCATATAACTGTGTGCAACCAAGAAGCCTAGGAGGTGGTCCACAGGTTCACCTCTGCCCTGTTAAACTGCTGCAAAATTAGACTCAAAGACATAGGGTTTGACTGTCGATCTCTGGCCCACAAGCCATTCCTCAAGAGTAAATCTACTCTTAGATTTTCCAGTCTGGCAATCTACACTACTTTAAGGGACATAAACTTGTCCTgaggtgaaaaaaaatgaatcttcCGCACCAACCTTGACATGGTTGCAAATGAACTCCTTTGCCAAGTTAGGTAGGAAATTTCCATTATGCTGTCTGGCTCAATGACAACATGGCAGTTTTGAAGTATTTAgataaaaagacagaaacataGCCAGCATCTCTAGGCAATTTATGCGCTATGATGGATGCTCATAGACTGAGtgaccttcagaaatcactacCCAACCTACCAGGAAGGCATTTATCATCATTTCTTTGTGACAACAGAGTTATCCTCAAGACAAGACCTTGCAAATAAGAATAGAGTCTTAACACTGACAGGCTAACTCAGCGGACTGTGCTAAGATCAGCTAGTAGTCAAGGCAGTTTAGTCCATGGATGTTCCAGAGTCTCAGCGGTGCAAGAGCCGCAACCATGCACTTTATAAATATGGAAGGAACTAAGGCTATAGACATACTTGAAATTAGTATACCTTGACCCCAAAAGCAAACCTGAATAATCAGAATGTTGAAAGAAGCAGCCTTCTATTGCAATAAACTCGCTAAAGCGAGAATAGCTTGGGGAGATATTTTAGGGTGACACTGAAAAGGGTTACACACAATCAAAATGGAGGTTAGTGGTGGAGCACATGCTGGCATATCTCTTAAAGGTAAAATCCTGCTATTGGGGCCAGGGTTTCTCACCTGCCCACAGTTGTTGATGAAATCTCTTGATTTTGAGAGTAACATTTGCCAGACTGAACATTGTTAGACAATTTATACTGCGCAGACTGTCATAAATGATACAATAATGCATCCCTGTGTATCAGTATGTACTGTGTGTTATCCAACGGTTTTTGAAGCAAGGATTCCTTGTTCCTCTACACTATCTTTCATCTATAATCCAATCCTTTTGACTAACTATAATCTTTCAAACTGTCTTGTATAGCAGATTCTGAATCTCTTCATGTTTCACCATTTACTGATCTTCCCTCACAAATGCTGGAATGTTTTATAACTTAAGTAATGAGACTTTATATATACAGGCAACAATTGATTTCAATTCCTCTTCCATTTAGCGTTACCAGCTCCAGCAACAGTGTTACCAACTGGTAAATCAGGTATGTTCCCTTTCTATTACCTCTCTCTCTTACTTACTCTTAagacatttacaatttattcagtaaggataaacaaacacaaccgtCAATACaacttttatatacataaacaaaaactgatatTAGTACtgttttcaaaagttttcaagttttgtcattcttaaaatcatttcattctGTTCATTGAAAAACATATGTTGTGAGAGTTCTTCTTAATGGATTATATAACAGCATTTTGCACCAGGGTCACATCCATATAGGTCCAAATGGTTCTGGATAAGTATACGTTATTGAGTGGCCTTGTTACTAAAAACCCTACAAAGTAAAACGTTTGACCTACAAACCTTTGCACTCAGCAATGTAGTTGACATAATGATTGTGGTCCACTGGTTAAAAAAACTTGTCAATGAACTGTGTGTAAAATATGTCTAGTTAGtgtaaaacatataaaaaattgAATTGAAGCTGTCAGATAAACTATGCCAAAtctcacaaaaataatttagttacTCTCATTCTTCTACTTCTTAATAGTAGTAGCAACAGcaaaagtagtagtagtagtagtagtagtactaataagattataataatattattaataataataatattaattactgTGGAAAAGCATATTATATTACTTATCATTAaactattctattctgttcatCTGTCAGTGTTTGGAAGTGTGTAATCTGTTGACATGCATTTCTCtttacttaaaatgaatattataattgtatcctatattttattgtattttatgctGTCATAGTAGCagttttttgattgattgattgatttttttcaagGAGAGGAGAAGGGGCGCTGCTTTACAATAGAGTATGTGATGCCCATGAATGTTCAAATGACATCAGAGTCTACAGCCAGCGTTCTGAGTGAGTGAAAGTGACTTAAATGTGATGTAAAAATTGCtcctttgaaataaaaaagcatttttcttaaTGTTGTAGTCACTAGCACTAACCAAAATAACTGATCTATCTAcaatagaggttttttttaaaaaaaaaaacattggaatACCTTCATAAACACACTACCTTAACAACTGAGCATACATTTAAAGGGCATTGAGTGGTTGAGTGGCATTCAGACAGACATAaaagtaattattcatttatttatttcagtgtacTCAATTTGCGGTGTATTATATAATGGGGTTCTTGATTTGAATATGCATGTCATTGCCATTGTGTCAGAGGTCTCTAAATGGTTGAATGATTTTAGTTTGTCAGAGTAAGAATTGATATCCAATAATAGCTCATGTTTGTCTAGTCAATTAATCAGTGGCATTTAAACCCTTACATGACCCTCACAAGTACACCATGATTTTCTTCTGTATGTGCACTTTAGGGTCCACAAGAGGGCATCAGAGCACATTACAGATAATgctagtaatagtaataataataataataataataataataatactgtatttaattaaaatttgtagAATTTTTTCTGCTACTTTAATGGTAAGAAGTTGTAGCAGTACCGGATGTCCATCataagtaattatttattttggtttgttcaCAGAAATGATTCGCTCTGCTACTCCTTTCCCACTGGTCAGTCTGTTTTTCATGTTCATTGGCTTTGTGCTGAGTAATATTGGACACATCCGCCCTCAACGCACTATTCTGGCTTTCATCTCTGGAATATTTTTTATCCTGTCAGGTgggtgttttgtttaaaaagtatatatatatatatatatatatatatatatatatatatatatatatatatatatatatatatatatatatataagtcctGCTTATAAGTGTCGACAAGAAATTGGTGATAAATACTGTGTttagctcttaaagtgacagttctCTAAAAAGTCAAATCTATTTTTGAGGTTAGTTTGTATGGAGCAAAATTTGTCTTAGTAAAAATTCATAGCCCAAttaacatgcatgaaaaaaaaaattgtgcatgtCAAttggtttacacacacacacacacacacacacacacacacacacacacatatatttatatgtatttgatCAAcagagctttttaaaatgtagatttagTTTTGTGTTGAAAATGATTCACTTTTCCAAAGCGCTCCAATTGgatcaaatcatttaattcGTATCAGGACTTCAGAGCACGTATCTCGTAACATGTGATTCAGATCGGGATGTCTATTCATCCCTGCCCATGCCGAATTATTTTTATCTCCCACTAGGGAGCAGAGGCAGAGATGCATAGACCAGGAGGGAGGAAATCCCCCCGGCATTCAATCACCCAGCCCACTTGAACCCTCACCACCCCATGCAAATCACACCCTACATGGTGTTTGTGGATTAGGTTTCATGCATGTGAATAGGGCTTTGCACGTATGCATTGTGTCTTTGcctctttatttttctgtggctcattttctctttatttctggTGCAGGTCTGTCCCTGGTGGTGGGTCTGGTCTTGTATATATCCAGTATAAATGATGAGATGCTGAACAGAACAAAAACGAACGAAGCTTATTTCAGTTATAAATATGGCTGGTCTTTCGCTTTTGCTGCAGTCTCCTTCCTTCTTACTGAGGTAATACTTCCACTTATCTTTGTGTAAATATTAAAGACAGTGGGTCTCGTTCACTAGTTAAAAATTCTatgaacatacattttataacgCTTAAATGATTCTAAATTATTTGCAGTTTGCTCTTTCAGAATCCAGACATTCTCCACAGCATGTCTATTCAAGTCTTTTTAAGGAATCAGGGCaacatgcaatatttttttatctccaGTTTCCCAACAGGTCATTCCTGGTATTTGGTGCCATTTTGTGCCCCCAGTGAAGATCATATTGAAtgtgataaacaaaaaaaaactgcatgtttcagACTATCAATGATCCAGACTATCAATATCCCTCACttgaattaagtttattttcattttaaagcacaccacaaaaccacaaaatCAGCTTTGGCCTTTCAGATCATTCTATGGttacatacatattaaaatcataacaagATATAGTTTATTAGCTATGGTGATGTAGAAAGTGGACAGGCGTATTGATTATATTATCATCCGCTCTATGCCCTTTACTCAGCACTTGCTTGATCTCCAAGCTGTTTTTCATTAGATGCTTAACATTGAAATTCTGGAAAGTAAATTCTGCCTTCACAAAGTAACGTTCTTGAGACCTGTCAtcaatgataaatgtttttttttggctgtttcCAGTAGAATGGGAGCCATCTGTgctgaaaaatcacaaaagtCCAGCATTTCCGTGGATTAGCTGTGCGATGCCACCAGTTTGTTCCCTGTTTTTCTAGGTTCACTGATAGGTCCAAGCTTTTTAGTGCATGCCCCAGTGCCAATGGGCATTTAAGCaattgaaaatgtacttaatgaTTCCCATACTGGGACGTCCTAATTTAGAGCATTCCCTCATTGTGTGTAGAAACGCCAGCGGGGCTGGTGTATAAAAGATGGTGTGCAAGTACAACCTTAATTAATGAAACTACTCTGAAATAAGAAAGCCATTAGTTGTGTATTCTTTTGGAATTAACCTCTGCAAATGTCCTGGTGAAACCATAccttatgctttatttatttactttaactttCTTTGCACACGTGCTGAGGAGATTTTTTCTGTCTGAATTCATTTATACTGTAAGTCCTAATTAATATGTGTGCAAGTATGAAAAATGTAAGCAGTTAATTAGACCCAGTATCTTAAAcacccaaaagaaaaaaatgggcaacactttatttcgatagtcaACTACTACACTAcatacatgtcaactagcagtcattagaatattagtagactgtctgcttaatatcttctaacactttgaTGGGTCCgcaacatactacatactgactGATCAGAAACTTAGCAAGTACATGCTATTctgctaaccctaaacctacctgagaGTCAGTAGACATGCGGTTTCAGATGAAcgagaataagttgacatgcaGTCGAtggtctaaagtggactatcaaaataaagtgtaagctCTGAATCTCTGTTTGTTCCACCACCAGGCAGCAGGTGTAATGTCTGTCTACCTGTTCATGAAGCGATACACTGCAGAGGAGATGTACAGGCCACATCCGGGTTTCTACAGACCTCGCCTCAGCAAC
This window encodes:
- the cacng5a gene encoding calcium channel, voltage-dependent, gamma subunit 5a, which produces MSLCGRKALTLLSSVFAVCSLGLLGIAVSTDYWLYLEEGVILPLNQSTEIRMSLHSGLWRVCFLAALPAPATVLPTGKSGEEKGRCFTIEYVMPMNVQMTSESTASVLKMIRSATPFPLVSLFFMFIGFVLSNIGHIRPQRTILAFISGIFFILSGLSLVVGLVLYISSINDEMLNRTKTNEAYFSYKYGWSFAFAAVSFLLTEAAGVMSVYLFMKRYTAEEMYRPHPGFYRPRLSNCSDYSGQFLHPDAWARGRSPSDISSVASLQMNTNYPALLKCPDYDQMSSSPC